From the genome of Argentina anserina chromosome 4, drPotAnse1.1, whole genome shotgun sequence, one region includes:
- the LOC126790673 gene encoding LOW QUALITY PROTEIN: zinc finger CCCH domain-containing protein 16 (The sequence of the model RefSeq protein was modified relative to this genomic sequence to represent the inferred CDS: inserted 1 base in 1 codon), with translation MPVKREPCRYFQRGSCQYGDECRYLHVIQQQPKSNIFGSDQHQNSNPFGFGVQNNSQSKAGADKPFENKWTWSSPTPAAATPSSQRSDNQHQTTNHECTNTEACRSIMIEDFERERPLWKLTCYGHSRNSLKCDIVGDISYEELRAAAYDDAKRGVNLRSIVEREQNLINSKSSEFEXPHAVPLNSTATQSSFPSTTANAFFQTSQSSAPPSVSSFSQFGTSLNAGFGQRPSAPANNGFLQPSSFTNFSYPSSGFETNNFPSANFGLLASQSHNSAGGSFFTHSVGFGDQTSTSAVPSQFPSATSSQPLFPKDGLSSASNPSGQVIAEVQSLNNLQMEKISGDMSIWLKKKWTPGEVPEEEPPDALVHIDL, from the exons ATGCCGGTAAAGAGAGAACCGTGCAGATACTTTCAGCGTGGCAg CTGTCAGTATGGAGATGAGTGTAGATATCTTCATGTGATTCAGCAACAGCCAAAGTCGAATATCTTTGGCTCAGATCAGCACCAAAACTCCAATCCCTTTGGTTTTGGTGTTCAGAACAACTCTCAGTCAAAAGCCGGAGCCGATAAG CCTTTTGAGAACAAATGGACTTGGTCCTCGCCTACACCTGCTGCTGCTACTCCCTCATCACAGAGATCTGATAACCAGCACCAGACAACAAACCATGA GTGCACAAATACTGAAGCTTGTAGAAGTATAATGATTGAAGATTTTGAGCGGGAGAGACCACTTTGGAAACTTACCTGCTATGGTCACTCAAGAAA TTCTCTTAAGTGTGATATTGTTGGTGATATTAGTTACGAGGAATTGAGGGCAGCGGCATATGATGATGCTAAGCGAGGGGTGAACTTGCGATCAATA GTTGAAAGAGAGCAGAATTTGATAAATTCGAAGTCAAGTGAGTTTG AACCCCATGCTGTTCCACTGAACTCTACTGCTACCCAAAGCTCTTTCCCTTCAACTACTGCAAATGCATTCTTTCAGACTTCACAAAGTAGTGCTCCTCCTTCAGTATCAAGTTTCAGCCAGTTCGGTACATCCCTCAACGCGGGATTTGGACAA AGGCCATCCGCACCAGCAAATAATGGTTTTTTGCAGCCGAGCTCATTTACGAATTTCAGTTATCCTTCAAGTGGATTTGAGACGAACAATTTTCCATCTGCAAATTTTG GTTTACTTGCCAGCCAATCTCATAATAGTGCAGGTGGAAGTTTCTTTACCCACAGTGTAGGATTTGGCGACCAAACATCCACTTCAGCAGTGCCATCACAATTTCCTAGTGCTACAAGTAGCCAGCCACTTTTTCCCAAAGATGGGCTTAGTTCTGCTTCGAATCCAAGTGGACAAGTAATTGCAGAAGTTCAGTCACT AAATAATTTACAAATGGAGAAGATTTCTGGGGACATGAGTATTTGGTTGAAAAAGAAATGGACACCTGGAGAG GTTCCAGAAGAAGAACCGCCAGATGCATTGGTTCATATTGATTTGTAA
- the LOC126790672 gene encoding pentatricopeptide repeat-containing protein At4g31070, mitochondrial, giving the protein MRYADDRVMRRLVTSGLNIKIKDLVSKGLYHQTLQVYKDELHSYGLRANTSILPSIIKACSSHHGHGLGLQLHCMSLKSGSNSDSVVSNSLISLYAKLALVGAARQVFDEMPERDVITWNSIINCYIQNGHLKNALDVLKQMYFNGFTLKSELIASIVSVCARTRKYRLARQIHGLVVADHKINEESVFFSTALLDLYMRCHQTSMAFHVFYNMEVKNEVSWTAMISGCIANHSYGMAINCFREMQVQGLKPNRVTILAILPACTELGNIRCGKELHAYSFRHAFESDPHCSAAFIHMYCKCGKFLRPAKLIFDKVSLKDVVMWSSMIGSYSECGDSVKALKLFSQMRAEGVDPNSVTILAIISACTSLSSLQIGCGVHSYVLKSGLNSDVFTGNALINMYAKCGCLMDSYEIFKEMPSTDSVSWSTMIESYGLYGCGNEALKLFLEMQDRRIETDAISFLSILSACNHAGLVEEGKKIFKQMLDDSRITLNVEHYACYVNLLGKFGKLEDACEIVRSMPMKPSSRIWSSLVTACRAHGRFEMAESLAHRLVRKEPQNAANYTLLSMVHAEAGNWSGVEGVRRAMRVQKLRKCYGLSRI; this is encoded by the coding sequence ATGCGCTATGCTGATGATCGTGTGATGAGGAGGTTAGTGACGTCTGGCCTTaacatcaaaatcaaagaCTTGGTCTCTAAAGGATTATATCATCAAACCCTTCAAGTCTACAAAGACGAACTCCATTCTTATGGCCTCCGCGCAAACACCTCCATCCTTCCTTCAATCATCAAAGCTTGCTCCTCCCACCATGGCCATGGACTTGGGCTTCAACTTCACTGCATGTCTCTCAAGTCAGGCTCCAACTCAGACTCCGTCGTATCCAATTCTCTCATTTCCTTGTATGCCAAACTTGCACTTGTCGGAGCAGCACGTCaggtgtttgatgaaatgcctGAAAGAGACGTCATCACCTGGAATTCCATCATAAATTGCTATATACAAAACGGGCATCTCAAGAATGCACTTGATGTGCTTAAACAAATGTATTTCAACGGTTTTACTCTGAAATCGGAGCTGATTGCCAGCATTGTATCAGTTTGTGCAAGGACAAGAAAGTATAGACTAGCAAGACAGATTCATGGCCTTGTTGTTGCTGATCACAAGATTAATGAGGAGTCGGTGTTCTTTTCAACGGCTCTGCTTGATTTGTATATGAGGTGTCATCAAACTTCAATGGCCTTCCACGTCTTCTATAACATGGAAGTAAAAAATGAAGTGTCTTGGACCGCCATGATCTCGGGATGCATTGCTAATCACAGCTATGGAATGGCAATAAATTGCTTCCGGGAAATGCAGGTTCAGGGATTGAAACCCAATCGGGTGACCATACTTGCCATCTTACCAGCTTGCACCGAGCTGGGAAACATAAGATGTGGTAAAGAACTTCATGCCTATAGTTTCCGTCATGCGTTTGAATCAGACCCCCATTGCTCAGCAGCATTCATACACATGTATTGCAAGTGCGGGAAATTTTTGCGTCCTGCCAAACTAATATTCGACAAGGTTTCTCTTAAAGATGTTGTCATGTGGAGTTCGATGATTGGGAGTTATTCTGAATGTGGAGATAGCGTGAAAGCTTTAAAGCTTTTTAGCCAAATGCGAGCTGAAGGAGTTGATCCTAACTCTGTAACAATACTGGCCATCATCTCTGCTTGCACTTCACTTTCTTCCCTACAGATCGGATGTGGAGTCCATAGCTATGTCTTGAAATCTGGGTTGAATTCTGACGTTTTCACTGGGAATGCACTTATAAATATGTATGCCAAGTGTGGTTGTCTCATGGATTCATATGAAATTTTCAAGGAGATGCCAAGTACAGATTCTGTCTCGTGGAGCACAATGATTGAAAGCTATGGCCTTTATGGTTGTGGTAATGAAGCTCTGAAACTCTTTCTTGAGATGCAAGATAGACGGATAGAGACTGATGCGATCTCTTTCCTCTCAATTTTATCTGCTTGTAACCACGCTGGCCTGGTGGAAGAAGGCAAGAAGATCTTCAAACAGATGCTAGACGATAGTAGAATAACATTAAATGTAGAGCATTATGCTTGCTATGTTAATCTTCTTGGAAAGTTTGGAAAGCTCGAAGATGCTTGTGAGATTGTAAGATCAATGCCCATGAAACCAAGTAGTAGAATTTGGAGTTCTTTGGTCACAGCTTGCAGGGCTCACGGAAGGTTTGAAATGGCTGAATCCTTGGCGCATCGTCTTGTTAGAAAGGAGCCTCAGAATGCTGCCAACTATACCTTACTGAGCATGGTTCATGCTGAAGCTGGTAACTGGTCTGGCGTGGAGGGCGTGAGGAGAGCTATGAGAGTacaaaaattaaggaaatgCTATGGACTTAGCAGGATATAG
- the LOC126791360 gene encoding uncharacterized protein LOC126791360 — protein MEGDAGGAMPLSTENAKEEQKGTSYTYWVRQATEEAAPPPVPRKLSSQDILSSQSQPAALGSLWNRAGTWEEKNVNKWATDRIKELLVSVGSLEFPGGKAEISDVSKCIGDAFLVTVRNKKRVGYTYELTLNVKGEWITGEEKKMVKGQIDIPEFSFGELDDLQMEVKLGEVKDLLYQDKLQISQNLRLFLQPVREKLLQFEQELKDR, from the exons ATGGAAGGCGATGCTGGTGGGGCGATGCCATTGTCAACAGAGAATGCGAAAGAAGAGCAGAAGGGTACCTCCTATACTTATTGGGTGAGGCAAGCGACGGAGGAAGCGGCGCCTCCCCCCGTTCCGAGGAAGCTTTCATCTCAGGATATTCTCTCCTCCCAATCTCAGCCTGCCGCCCTCGGATCTCTCTGGAATCGG GCTGGAACTTGGGAGGAGAAGAATGTCAATAAGTGGGCGACGGATAGAATAAAG GAGTTGCTTGTATCAGTAGGTTCACTGGAGTTCCCTGGTGGCAAAGCAGAAATATCAGATGTCTCGAAATGCATAGGGGAT GCATTCTTGGTGACTGTGCGAAACAAGAAACGCGTTGGCTACACCTATGAACTAACCTTAAATGTCAAAG GGGAGTGGATTACTGGAGAGGAGAAAAAGATGGTCAAGGGACAGATAGACATCCCAGAGTTTTCATTCGGCGAGCTAGATGACTTGCAG ATGGAAGTGAAGTTGGGTGAAGTAAAGGATCTTCTGTATCAGGATAAGTTGCAAATTAGCCAAAATTTGAGGCTATTTTTGCAGCCTGTTCGTGAGAAATTACTTCAGTTTGAACAGGAACTAAAAGATAGATAG
- the LOC126791780 gene encoding serine/threonine-protein kinase STY13-like, with protein MLDAKYTGIIGLNNNDNNYYDLSQVFYHKLHEGEGTNMSMDSMQTSIDGGSVAMSIDNSSVASNTNDSHTRILNHPGLRRRTNDNYSVAQSVNRGRVTHALSDDQLACALMDSNSITEGLQNYEAWTIDLRKLNMGEAFAQGAFGKLYRGTYNGEDVAIKILERPENDPEKAQIMEQQFQQEVKMLATLKHPNIVRFIGGCRKPMVWCIVTEYAKGGSVRNFLMKRQSRSVPLKLAVKQALDVARGMAYVHGLGLIHRDLKSDNLLINSDKSIKIADFGVARIEVQTEGMTPETGTYRWMAPEMIQHRPYTQKVDVYSFGIVLWELITGMLPFSKMTAVQAAFAVVNKGVRPIIPPDCLTVLGEIMTRCWDANPDARPPFSEVVRMLEIAETEIMTTVRKARFRCCLTQPMTTD; from the exons ATGTTGGATGCAAAGTACACCGGAATTATAGGTCTAAACAACAATGATAACAACTACTACGATTTGTCTCAAGTCTTTTACCACAAACTCCACGAGGGTGAGGGTACAAACATGTCCATGGACAGTATGCAAACCAGCATTGATGGAGGCTCTGTTGCCATGTCCATAGATAACAGCAGTGTTGCTTCAAATACTAATGATTCCCACACTCGCATCTTGAACCACCCAGGCCTGCGCCGACGCACTAATGACAACTACTCTGTTGCACAAAGCGTCAATCGCGGAAGAGTCACACATGCCCTCAGTGATGATCAACTTGCCTGTGCTCTGATGGACAGCAATTCCATCACAGAGGGGCTTCAGAATTATGAGGCATGGACAATTGACTTAAGAAAGCTAAACATGGGTGAAGCTTTTGCACAGGGTGCTTTTGGGAAGCTGTATAGAGGCACTTACAACGGCGAAGATGTTGCTATCAAGATTTTGGAGAGGCCTGAAAATGACCCAGAAAAGGCTCAGATTATGGAGCAACAGTTCCAACAGGAAGTCAAGATGTTGGCTACATTGAAGCATCCAAACATAGTGCGTTTTATCGGTGGCTGCCGTAAACCGATGGTTTGGTGCATTGTAACAGAGTATGCTAAGGGTGGTTCGGTACGTAATTTCTTGATGAAGCGGCAGAGCCGGTCAGTTCCATTGAAGTTAGCAGTGAAGCAAGCTTTGGATGTTGCGAGGGGGATGGCATATGTCCATGGTCTCGGGCTGATTCACAGGGACTTGAAATCTGACAACCTTTTGATTAATTCAGacaaatcaattaaaattgcTGATTTCGGGGTTGCCCGTATTGAGGTGCAGACAGAAGGAATGACACCAGAGACTGGGACATACCGCTGGATGGCTCC GGAGATGATCCAGCATCGGCCGTACACTCAGAAAGTTGATGTTTACAGCTTTGGGATCGTTCTTTGGGAACTCATCACAGGAATGCTTCCATTCTCGAAAATGACAGCCGTGCAAGCAGCGTTTGCAGTTGTCAATAAGGGTGTCCGTCCTATCATTCCCCCTGACTGCTTAACTGTTCTCGGTGAGATAATGACGAGATGCTGGGATGCCAACCCTGATGCCCGGCCACCCTTCAGTGAGGTGGTAAGAATGCTTGAGATTGCAGAGACAGAGATCATGACAACTGTGCGGAAGGCTCGTTTCAGGTGTTGCCTGACCCAACCAATGACAACCGACTGA
- the LOC126790671 gene encoding protein REPRESSOR OF SILENCING 3 has translation MANEKERIFVGGLGWSVTEDDLERLFTGVGGSVDGIDVIRTKGRSFAYVDFSPASDKSLSKLFAAYNGCVWKGGKLKVHKAKEHYLVRMRREWSEQQQDAQLAAAENTTQEAKTASQNSTKQLRLFFPALRTVKALPFSGTGKHKYSFQRIQLPSAPLHFCDCQEHAVTSPSPAQLNQLSDHVINDRELNIMNKVMDKLLQKEIQHVSDYADHNVSLPGQQHDEAEAEEDDLIINIVSNKQEEDILSALQELRSSGTQVCTKSIPPPNKKRKSLLINKYNEEELESDIPGGRTDSKSHSNKPFGAQPELGVQQSTATVSWSQKCSWRQLFSQRDHNGFSVSHILTGKSTDHTELECGTSDMQQSDRRNQDLASNENSDSQPSGIESLEGSAEDTSSKSVSDSYETGIPSLHQELSLTKLTDGTSGSVTEQANSGAFEVPHSNSKKQDSARDGNLEGQLCEMQPVEENAESQPQNALGNSNKSGRGASWCQKSSWTQLINDNTARSFSITQILPAGISFKQQGFQKPRGVDVMSSFGSKLTETVKQDKNNLTCRVSSSSGIAEKEGNGLPRHTPEENQQIIAGNDIASSSDMGKECDFTPTPAATGTVNKGKTCLFVRSAASLNEWAKTKAALSGSRKRKNTDK, from the exons ATGGCAAACGAAAAGGAGCGAATATTCGTGGGGGGATTGGGATGGAGCGTGACGGAAGACGATCTGGAGAGGCTGTTCACCGGCGTCGGAGGAAGCGTCGATGGGATCGATGTAATTAGAACCAAAGGCCGTAGCTTTGCTTACGTCGACTTCTCGCCTGCCTCAGACAAGTCCCTCTCCAAGCTCTTCGCCGCG TATAATGGGTGCGTGTGGAAGGGTGGGAAGCTCAAGGTCCACAAAGCTAAAGAACACTATCTTGTTCGTATGAGACGAGAATGGTCTGAACAACAACAAGATGCTCAACTCGCTGCTGCAGAGAATACCACCCAAGAAGCTAAAACTGCCTCACAGAATAGCACCAAGCAGCTTCGCTTGTTCTTTCCTGCTCTAAGAACG GTGAAAGCTTTGCCCTTTAGTGGAACTGGCAAGCACAAATATAGTTTCCAAAGGATTCAACTTCCTTCTGCCCCCCTTCATTTCTGTGACTGCCAAGAGCACGCCGTGACTAGCCCTTCTCCTGCCCAACTAAATCAATTATCTGACCATGTTATCAATGACAGGGAGCTTAACATAATGAATAAAGTCATGGACAAGCTCTTACAAAAGGAAATTCAACATGTTTCTGATTATGCTGATCACAATGTTTCTCTGCCTGGTCAACAACATGATGAAGCAGAGGCAGAGGAAGATGACCTCATAATTAATATTGTGTCAaataaacaagaagaagacatACTTTCGGCATTGCAG GAATTGAGATCCAGTGGAACACAGGTGTGCACAAAGAGTATTCCACCTCCtaacaaaaagagaaaatccCTTCTCATCAATAAATACAATGAAGAGGAATTGGAGTCTGATATCCCTGGCGGAAGGACGGATTCTAAATCTCATTCAAATAAACCCTTTGGAGCTCAACCAGAACTGGGTGTCCAACAATCAACTGCAACGGTTTCATGGTCTCAGAAATGTTCATGGAGACAACTTTTCAGTCAGAGGGACCACAATGGGTTCAGTGTCTCCCATATACTGACAGGCAAATCTACTGACCATACGGAACTTGAATGTGGCACTTCTGACATGCAACAATCTGACAGGAGAAACCAGGACCTGGCAAGTAATGAAAACTCAGACAGCCAGCCCTCTGGGATAGAGTCACTTGAGGGAAGTGCAGAAGATACATCTTCCAAGTCGGTATCTGACTCATATGAGACAGGTATTCCTTCATTGCATCAGGAATTATCATTGACAAAATTGACTGATGGGACTTCCGGGAGTGTAACTGAACAGGCAAACTCTGGTGCTTTTGAAGTTCCCCATTCTAACAGCAAAAAACAGGACTCGGCAAGAGATGGAAACTTAGAAGGCCAGCTCTGTGAGATGCAGCCAGTGGAGGAAAATGCAGAATCTCAACCTCAAAATGCTCTAGGAAACTCAAATAAGTCAGGTAGAGGAGCTTCATGGTGCCAGAAATCGTCCTGGACACAATTAATCAATGACAATACTGCAAGGTCATTCAGCATAACACAAATTTTACCAGCTGGTATCTCTTTCAAGCAGCAAGGATTCCAAAAGCCGAGAGGTGTAGATGTCATGAGCTCTTTTGGCAGCAAGCTCACGGAGACGGTAAAGCAAGATAAGAATAATCTTACTTGTAGAGTGTCCTCTTCTTCAGGGATTGCTGAAAAGGAGGGGAATGGTTTACCACGGCATACTCCTGAAGAGAATCAACAGATTATTGCTGGCAATGACATTGCTTCTTCTTCAGACATGGGGAAAGAGTGTGATTTTACACCAACACCAGCAGCTACAGGAACTGTTAACAAAGGTAAAACCTGCTTATTTGTCAGAAGTGCTGCTTCATTAAATGAATGGGCAAAAACTAAGGCTGCTCTAAGTGGTTCACGGAAAAGAAAGAACACTGACAAGTAG
- the LOC126791331 gene encoding uncharacterized protein LOC126791331: MAGHNDSSASGKKSSEGPNDVSTLNAESLQSNVKIIYYCRTFMSIIGGVIAGILGFTGLSGFILYFFIMAITSVGLIAKAGLQVHSYFDSWNQIVIDGFLGGLLSFVLFWTFSYDIVHIF; the protein is encoded by the exons ATGGCTGGACATAATGACTCAAGTGCATCTGGGAAGAAATCTAGCGAGGGCCCAAATGATGTCTCTACCCTTAATGCTGAAAGTTTGCAGAGTAACGTGAAAATTATCTACTACTG CCGAACATTTATGTCTATCATTGGCGGGGTCATTGCCGGAATTTTGGGGTTCACCGGCCTTTCTGGATTTATTctgtatttttttattatggcCATCACTTCGGTTGGACTCATTGCCAAGGCAGGGCTTCAAGTTCATTCGTATTTTGACAGCTGGAACCAGATTGTAATCGATGGCTTCCTGGGTGGGCTTCTGTCATTTGTGCTGTTCTGGACATTTTCTTATGACATTGTGCATATATTCTAA